Genomic segment of Longimicrobiaceae bacterium:
GTACGCGAGCGCCGCCGCGGTGGGCTCGTTGATGATGCGCAGCACCTCCAGGCCGGCGATCTTCCCGGCGTCCTTGGTGGCCTGCCGCTGGGCGTCGTTGAAGTACGCCGGTACGGTGATGACCGCCTGCGTCACCGTCTGTCCCAGGTAGTCCTCGGCGGTCTGCTTCATCTTCTGCAGGATCATCGCCGAGATCTCGGGGGGCGAGAAGGCCTTGTCCGCGTTGGGGACCTTGACGGTCGCCAGCCCGTTGGCGCCGCTCACCACCTCGTACGGCACCATCTTCTCCTCGGTCTTCACCTCGGCCTCCTTGCGGCCCATGAAGCGCTTGATGGAGAAGACGGTGTTCTTGGGGTTGGTGATGGCCTGGCGCCGCGCCACCTGGCCCACCAGGCGCTCGCCGTCCTTGGTGAACGCGACGACGGAGGGCGTCGTGCGTCCGCCCTCGGCGTTGGGGATGACGACCGGGTCACCACCCTCCATCACCGCCACGACGGAGTTGGTGGTCCCCAGGTCGATTCCGATCACTTTCGCCATGGGTTTCTCCTCAGTGAGCTTTCGTGTTCGTCTCGAAAAAACGGGTCGCCCCGCTATAAAGCGTACCGTCCCGGCGAAGGGGCGCGGGGCGGGAACTGGTGTCCCGGGGGTGCAACCCATGTGCCACCCACAGCCCGCTTTTCCTGCTGTTTCGACAGGGCTTAGGCCTCAGGGAGAGCCAAAATGACGGGTGCTCCTGACATGCTCCGGAACTCCCCGCCACCGGTCTCCCGCCGTTGACTCCTCCCCCGCCTCCCGGCTATATCTCCCCCTCGCCCGGACCATCGGCTTCGTACTCCCGCACTTCCGCCATGCAGACCGCGACCCCCATCGGCGAGACCGTCGCCTTCCTGCGCGAGCGCTTCACGCGCGCGCCGCACGCCGTGCTGGTGCTGGGCTCGGGGCTCGGCGGGATGGCGGACGAGATCGAGGACCCGGTGCGCATCCCCTTCGGCGACATCCCCGGCTTCCCGTGGCGGACGCAGGAGCTGGCGGGCCACGCAGGAGCGCTGGTGGCGGGGCGGCTGGAGGGGGTGGAGGTGGCGGCGATGCAGGGGCGCTTCCACCTGTACGAGGGGTGGGCGCCGGAGGACGTGGCGCTCCCGGTCCGGGCACTGGCCGCGCTGGGCGCCCGCACGCTGGTGGTGACCAACGCGGCGGGCGGGGTCCGCCCGGGATTCCGCCCCGGCGACCTGATGCTGATCGCGGACCACCTCAACTTCATGTGGCGGAACCCGCTGATCGGCGCCGTGGTCCCGGGCGAGGAGCGCTTCCCCGACATGAGCGACCCGTACGACGCCGCGTTCCGCCGCATCGCCGAGGAGGTGGCGCTGGAGCTGGGGATCCCGCTGGTGCAGGGCGTCTACGCCGCGCTCCTGGGCCCCAGCTACGAGACCCCGGCCGAGGTCCGCATGCTCGCCCGGATCGGCGCCGACGCGGTGGGGATGTCCACCGTGCCGGAGGTGCTGGTGGCCCGCGCCCTGCGGATCCGGGTGCTCGGCATCTCGTGCATCACCAACCTGGCCGCCGGGCTGGGCGGGCAGAAGCTCTCGCACGACGAGGTGATGGAGGTGGGCGCCGCCGTGCGCGACCGCCTGGCCGCGCTGGTCCGCGGCGTCCTCCCCCGCGTGGCCGGTCTGAACCTCCCCTCCGAGGCGGCGAGATGAATGAAGAATTGAGAATGTAGAAAGGGCTCCTCCGTCGCGAGGAGCCCCCGGCTCGCCGAGGAGCCGTGCCGTTGCCGTTCTTTCTACATTCTTCATTCTACATTCTTCATTCCCACCAGATGGTTCAGCGGCCCGTGCCCGCTCCCCAGCCCCGGCGCGCTCCGGATCGCCCGCTGCACGTACTCCAGCGCGTCCTCCACCGCGCCGCGCAGCGGGCGGCCGTGGGCCAGGCCGGCGGCGATCGCGGCGGAAAGGGTGCAGCCGGTGCCGTGCGTGCTCGTGGTGTGCAGCTTCGGGCGGCGCCACTCGTGCCACTCGCGGCCGTCGAAGAGGACGTCCACCAGCTCGTCCGTGCGGAGGTGGCCCCCCTTGAGGAGGGCGGCGCGGGCGCCGCGCTCCACCAGCGCCCCGGCGGCGCGGCGCATCGCGGCGGGGTCCTCCACCGGGAAGCCGGCCAGGAGCGCGGCCTCGTCGAGGTTCGGGGTGGCGAGGGCGGCCAGGGGGAGCAGCTCCTCCACGATCGTGCGCTCCGCGTCGCGGTCCAGCAGGCGGTCGCCGCTGGTGGCCACCATCACCGGGTCCAGGACGTAGTTGGGGAGGGCGTGCTCCCGGATGGAGGCGGCGACGCCGCAGACCAGCTCCGCGGTCGCCAGCATCCCCGTCTTGCAGGCGGCGGGGCGCAGGTCCTCGGCCACGGCGCGGACCTGCGCGCGGACCGTCTCCACGGGGATGGGGTGCACCCCGGTCACGCCGCGCGTGTTCTGCACGGTGACGGCGGTGATCGCGGTGGTGCCGAAGGCGCCGAAGGCGTGGAAGGTCTTCAGGTCGGCCTGGATCCCCGCGCCGCCCCCGGAGTCGGAGCCGGCGATGGACAGGACCACCGGGAGGGGACGGGGCATCAGGGGTGCGGGACGGGGTGCGGGATCGGCGGCGGCGGGAGCGCGCGCACCCGCCGCAGGAACGCCGGGTAAGATGCGATGTCGCGCGCCAGCCCGGGAGAGGCTTCCGGGAGCTCCTCCCCGATCTCCTCCTGGGTCTGCCGGATCCGCTCCTCGGTCATGGGGTGCGTGGAGAACCACTCCAGGCTCAGGGTGCGGCGCTCCGTGGCCGCCTCCTCCCG
This window contains:
- the thiD gene encoding bifunctional hydroxymethylpyrimidine kinase/phosphomethylpyrimidine kinase gives rise to the protein MPRPLPVVLSIAGSDSGGGAGIQADLKTFHAFGAFGTTAITAVTVQNTRGVTGVHPIPVETVRAQVRAVAEDLRPAACKTGMLATAELVCGVAASIREHALPNYVLDPVMVATSGDRLLDRDAERTIVEELLPLAALATPNLDEAALLAGFPVEDPAAMRRAAGALVERGARAALLKGGHLRTDELVDVLFDGREWHEWRRPKLHTTSTHGTGCTLSAAIAAGLAHGRPLRGAVEDALEYVQRAIRSAPGLGSGHGPLNHLVGMKNVE
- a CDS encoding purine-nucleoside phosphorylase; its protein translation is MQTATPIGETVAFLRERFTRAPHAVLVLGSGLGGMADEIEDPVRIPFGDIPGFPWRTQELAGHAGALVAGRLEGVEVAAMQGRFHLYEGWAPEDVALPVRALAALGARTLVVTNAAGGVRPGFRPGDLMLIADHLNFMWRNPLIGAVVPGEERFPDMSDPYDAAFRRIAEEVALELGIPLVQGVYAALLGPSYETPAEVRMLARIGADAVGMSTVPEVLVARALRIRVLGISCITNLAAGLGGQKLSHDEVMEVGAAVRDRLAALVRGVLPRVAGLNLPSEAAR